In a single window of the Rattus norvegicus strain BN/NHsdMcwi chromosome 6, GRCr8, whole genome shotgun sequence genome:
- the Six2 gene encoding homeobox protein SIX2, with amino-acid sequence MSMLPTFGFTQEQVACVCEVLQQGGNIERLGRFLWSLPACEHLHKNESVLKAKAVVAFHRGNFRELYKILESHQFSPHNHAKLQQLWLKAHYIEAEKLRGRPLGAVGKYRVRRKFPLPRSIWDGEETSYCFKEKSRSVLREWYAHNPYPSPREKRELAEATGLTTTQVSNWFKNRRQRDRAAEAKERENSENSNSSSHNPLASSLNGSGKSVLGSSEDEKTPSGTPDHSSSSPALLLSPPPPPGLPSLHSLGHPPGPSAVPVPVPGGGGADPLQHHHSLQDSILNPMSANLVDLGS; translated from the exons ATGTCCATGCTGCCCACCTTCGGCTTCACGCAGGAGCAAGTGGCGTGCGTGTGCGAGGTGCTGCAGCAGGGCGGCAACATCGAGCGGCTAGGTCGCTTCCTGTGGTCGCTGCCTGCCTGCGAGCACCTCCACAAGAATGAAAGCGTGCTCAAGGCCAAGGCCGTGGTGGCCTTTCACCGGGGCAACTTCCGCGAGCTCTACAAAATCCTGGAGAGCCACCAGTTCTCGCCGCACAACCACGCCAAGCTGCAGCAGCTGTGGCTCAAGGCGCACTACATCGAGGCGGAGAAGCTGCGCGGCCGGCCCCTGGGCGCCGTGGGCAAGTACCGCGTGCGGCGCAAGTTCCCGCTGCCCCGCTCCATCTGGGACGGCGAGGAGACCAGCTACTGCTTCAAGGAGAAGAGCCGCAGCGTGCTGCGCGAGTGGTATGCGCACAACCCTTACCCGTCGCCGCGGGAGAAGCGCGAGCTGGCCGAGGCCACCGGCCTCACCACCACGCAGGTCAGCAACTGGTTCAAAAACCGGCGGCAGCGCGACAGGGCGGCGGAGGCCAAGGAAAG GGAGAACAGCGAGAACTCCAATTCCAGTAGCCACAACCCGCTGGCTTCCTCGCTCAATGGCAGCGGCAAGTCGGTGCTAGGCAGTTCCGAGGACGAGAAGACGCCGTCGGGGACTCCAGACCACTCGTCATCCAGTCCCGCACTGTTGCTCAGCCCGCCGCCGCCCCCTGGGTTGCCTTCCCTACACAGCCTGGGCCACCCTCCGGGCCCGAGCGCAGTGCCCGTGCCAGTGCCCGGTGGAGGCGGCGCGGATCCACTGCAGCATCACCACAGCCTGCAGGACTCCATACTCAACCCCATGTCGGCCAACCTTGTGGACCTAGGCTCCTAG
- the Six2 gene encoding homeobox protein SIX2 isoform X2, which yields MSMLPTFGFTQEQVACVCEVLQQGGNIERLGRFLWSLPACEHLHKNESVLKAKAVVAFHRGNFRELYKILESHQFSPHNHAKLQQLWLKAHYIEAEKLRGRPLGAVGKYRVRRKFPLPRSIWDGEETSYCFKEKSRSVLREWYAHNPYPSPREKRELAEATGLTTTQVSNWFKNRRQRDRAAEAKERLNSPTSSDLRCAELEAIA from the exons ATGTCCATGCTGCCCACCTTCGGCTTCACGCAGGAGCAAGTGGCGTGCGTGTGCGAGGTGCTGCAGCAGGGCGGCAACATCGAGCGGCTAGGTCGCTTCCTGTGGTCGCTGCCTGCCTGCGAGCACCTCCACAAGAATGAAAGCGTGCTCAAGGCCAAGGCCGTGGTGGCCTTTCACCGGGGCAACTTCCGCGAGCTCTACAAAATCCTGGAGAGCCACCAGTTCTCGCCGCACAACCACGCCAAGCTGCAGCAGCTGTGGCTCAAGGCGCACTACATCGAGGCGGAGAAGCTGCGCGGCCGGCCCCTGGGCGCCGTGGGCAAGTACCGCGTGCGGCGCAAGTTCCCGCTGCCCCGCTCCATCTGGGACGGCGAGGAGACCAGCTACTGCTTCAAGGAGAAGAGCCGCAGCGTGCTGCGCGAGTGGTATGCGCACAACCCTTACCCGTCGCCGCGGGAGAAGCGCGAGCTGGCCGAGGCCACCGGCCTCACCACCACGCAGGTCAGCAACTGGTTCAAAAACCGGCGGCAGCGCGACAGGGCGGCGGAGGCCAAGGAAAG aCTGAACAGCCCAACTTCCTCCGACTTGAGGTGTGCAGAACTAGAAGCTATTGCCTGA
- the Six2 gene encoding homeobox protein SIX2 isoform X1: MSMLPTFGFTQEQVACVCEVLQQGGNIERLGRFLWSLPACEHLHKNESVLKAKAVVAFHRGNFRELYKILESHQFSPHNHAKLQQLWLKAHYIEAEKLRGRPLGAVGKYRVRRKFPLPRSIWDGEETSYCFKEKSRSVLREWYAHNPYPSPREKRELAEATGLTTTQVSNWFKNRRQRDRAAEAKERYEENSENSNSSSHNPLASSLNGSGKSVLGSSEDEKTPSGTPDHSSSSPALLLSPPPPPGLPSLHSLGHPPGPSAVPVPVPGGGGADPLQHHHSLQDSILNPMSANLVDLGS; encoded by the exons ATGTCCATGCTGCCCACCTTCGGCTTCACGCAGGAGCAAGTGGCGTGCGTGTGCGAGGTGCTGCAGCAGGGCGGCAACATCGAGCGGCTAGGTCGCTTCCTGTGGTCGCTGCCTGCCTGCGAGCACCTCCACAAGAATGAAAGCGTGCTCAAGGCCAAGGCCGTGGTGGCCTTTCACCGGGGCAACTTCCGCGAGCTCTACAAAATCCTGGAGAGCCACCAGTTCTCGCCGCACAACCACGCCAAGCTGCAGCAGCTGTGGCTCAAGGCGCACTACATCGAGGCGGAGAAGCTGCGCGGCCGGCCCCTGGGCGCCGTGGGCAAGTACCGCGTGCGGCGCAAGTTCCCGCTGCCCCGCTCCATCTGGGACGGCGAGGAGACCAGCTACTGCTTCAAGGAGAAGAGCCGCAGCGTGCTGCGCGAGTGGTATGCGCACAACCCTTACCCGTCGCCGCGGGAGAAGCGCGAGCTGGCCGAGGCCACCGGCCTCACCACCACGCAGGTCAGCAACTGGTTCAAAAACCGGCGGCAGCGCGACAGGGCGGCGGAGGCCAAGGAAAGGTACGA GGAGAACAGCGAGAACTCCAATTCCAGTAGCCACAACCCGCTGGCTTCCTCGCTCAATGGCAGCGGCAAGTCGGTGCTAGGCAGTTCCGAGGACGAGAAGACGCCGTCGGGGACTCCAGACCACTCGTCATCCAGTCCCGCACTGTTGCTCAGCCCGCCGCCGCCCCCTGGGTTGCCTTCCCTACACAGCCTGGGCCACCCTCCGGGCCCGAGCGCAGTGCCCGTGCCAGTGCCCGGTGGAGGCGGCGCGGATCCACTGCAGCATCACCACAGCCTGCAGGACTCCATACTCAACCCCATGTCGGCCAACCTTGTGGACCTAGGCTCCTAG